Proteins from a single region of Ziziphus jujuba cultivar Dongzao chromosome 1, ASM3175591v1:
- the LOC107406950 gene encoding protein FAR1-RELATED SEQUENCE 5-like yields MSVEQLEANSDCRRVEDISLLSHSKSVDDVYIPQVAKNCKPKVGQEFESIDGAHEFYIKYAKEAGFSVRISSTKRCKGANEVVRKEFVCFKEGVSSIKDGERKSCRGMTRENCKAKLAVVRSKTGKFVITVFVEEHSHPLSTPQRVHLLRSHRSVSEAKKSLTLQFSAANVPTHQQISILEFEAGGIENIGCTKKDIYNHEAKVQNELRGQDAELLKEYFLTEQEKDPCFFFKIDVDDDGKLKRCFWTDSVSRRAYGCFDDVIVFDTTYNTNQYDMIFAPFVGVNNHGQKVLFACAFLSDEKTESFIWLFELLKDSMPMNNPKMIITDQDPPMTKAIVRAYRIHFIGIVVGT; encoded by the coding sequence ATGAGTGTAGAACAGTTGGAAGCAAATTCAGATTGTAGACGAGTTGAAGACATATCCTTGCTGTCACATTCAAAATCCGTGGATGATGTTTACATTCCCCAAGTGGCCAAAAACTGCAAACCAAAGGTTGGACAAGAGTTTGAATCCATAGATGGGGCACATGAGTTCTACATTAAATATGCAAAAGAGGCGGGGTTTAGTGTTCGTATTAGTTCGACTAAGAGATGTAAAGGCGCAAATGAAGTTGTCAGGAAAgaatttgtgtgttttaaggAAGGAGTATCTTCTATAAAGGACGGTGAGAGAAAAAGTTGTCGGGGGATGACAAGAGAAAATTGTAAAGCTAAACTTGCCGTGGTTAGGTCAAAAACGGGGAAATTTGTCATCACtgtatttgttgaagaacaTAGTCATCCATTATCAACCCCTCAAAGAGTGCATTTATTGAGATCACATCGTAGTGTGTCTGAAGCCAAGAAGTCACTAACTTTGCAGTTTTCAGCAGCAAATGTGCCAACTCATCAACAAATAAgtattcttgaatttgaagctgGAGGTATAGAGAATATTGGGTGTACAAAGAAGGATATATATAACCATGAAGCTAAGGTGCAGAATGAATTAAGAGGACAAGATGCAGAACTTTTAAAGGAATATTTCCTAACCGAGCAAGAAAAGGATCCatgcttcttttttaaaatagatgtagatgatgatggtAAATTGAAGCGTTGTTTTTGGACTGATTCGGTATCTAGAAGAGCTTATGGATGTTTTGATGATGTAATAGTATTTGATACAACTTACAACACTAATCAATATGATATGATATTTGCACCCTTTGTGGGGGTGAACAATCATGGTCAAAAGGTGCTTTTTGCATGTGCCTTTTTAAGTGATGAAAAAACGGAATCATTTATTTGGTTGTTTGAGCTATTAAAGGATAGCATGCCGATGAACAACCCAAAAATGATCATTACCGATCAAGATCCTCCAATGACAAAGGCTATAGTTCGAGCTTACCGAATACATTTTATAGGTATTGTAGTTGGCACATAG
- the LOC107406958 gene encoding flavonol 7-O-beta-glucosyltransferase UGT74F1-like, whose translation MSKVFPSTLTIGPTIPSAYLNNKHMRVKFKDDDKDYGFNLFESEASGVCKEWLNKKPVGSVVYVSFGSMANLSVKQIEELSMGLKASNMYFLWVIRPFEQEKLRDKFGEDDDKGLLVKWCPQLEVLANEAVGCFFTHCGWNSAMEGLSLGVPMVAMPQWTNQTTNAKIVEGVWKVGVRVRVDENGIVGRHEISGCIRQVMKGERAKEIKYNANKWRNIAIRAIRDGSSSDNNMTDLYPN comes from the coding sequence ATGTCAAAAGTATTTCCCTCCACGCTGACAATTGGGCCGACCATTCCATCGGCATACTTGAATAATAAGCATATGAGGGTCAAATTCAAAGATGATGACAAAGACTACGGGTTTAATCTATTCGAATCCGAAGCATCGGGTGTTTGCAAGGAGTGGCTCAACAAAAAGCCGGTGGGCTCTGTTGTGTATGTGTCGTTTGGTAGCATGGCCAATCTGAGTGTGAAGCAAATAGAGGAACTTTCAATGGGACTGAAAGCTTCCAACATGTATTTCTTATGGGTGATAAGGCCTTTTGAACAGGAAAAGCTGCGGGATAAGTTTGGGGAAGATGATGATAAAGGGCTATTGGTGAAATGGTGCCCCCAGTTGGAAGTCCTTGCCAATGAGGCTGTGGGGTGCTTCTTCACTCATTGCGGTTGGAATTCAGCAATGGAGGGATTAAGCTTGGGAGTTCCAATGGTAGCCATGCCACAATGGACCAACCAAACTACCAATGCCAAGATTGTGGAGGGTGTTTGGAAGGTCGGGGTTAGAGTTCGTGTGGATGAGAATGGGATTGTGGGGAGACATGAAATTAGTGGGTGCATCAGACAGGTGATGAAGGGGGAGAGAGCCAAAGAAATCAAATACAACGCCAATAAATGGAGAAACATTGCTATTCGGGCAATTAGAGACGGCAGCTCTTCCGACAACAACATGACCGATTTATATCCAAATTGA